The following are encoded together in the Choristoneura fumiferana chromosome 4, NRCan_CFum_1, whole genome shotgun sequence genome:
- the LOC141427229 gene encoding uncharacterized protein, whose protein sequence is MGRDRDRSSSRHRSRSRERRRSRDGDRRDRSKDRQRDRSKDRHRDSSGDRRRHRDRSRDRTRDHSRDRQRSRRPTSKDRSPSRSRPQRDRNGDRQSSFRDFGGGGGLGSSSGSFGGGLGGGLGCVGGGGGGARRPQEDDFWDARREQRERIGRLGVSAIWGASPARPDSSEESEPEKTHKDKEKKKSKKSKDKEGTKQKLKKLKKKLKKVKKARKKAKKKSKSSSDSSSSEEEVWVEKGKEGELSAGKAREASPELVGPAGPAWGGGGAGARGGGGAGGGEGALPLRALGRALLPGEGAAMAAFVADGKRIPRRGEIGLTSDEIAAYESVGYVMSGSRHRRMEAVRIRKENQIYSADEKRALAAFSKEERAKREGAILAQFRGVLRARTDGRPDH, encoded by the exons ATGGGGCGAGACCGAGATCGTAGCAGTTCGCGCCACCGCAGTCGCAGTCGCGAGCGCCGCCGGAGTCGCGATGGAGATCGGCGAGACCGCAGCAAGGATCGACAGAGAGACAGAAGCAAAGATCGGCACAGAGATAGCAGCGGGGACCGGAGGCGGCACAGAGACCGCAGCCGGGACCGCACCAGAGACCACAGCAGGGATCGACAAAGAAGTCGCAGGCCAACCAGTAAAGACCGCAGCCCTAGCAGGAGTCGACCACAAAGGGATAGGAATGGAGATCGACAGAGTTCCTTCCGCGACTTTGGCGGTGGCGGGGGGCTTGGGAGCTCGTCTGGAAGTTTTGGAGGAGGACTAGGAGGAG GGCTGGGGTGTgtgggcgggggcgggggcggcgcgcggcggccgcaGGAGGACGACTTCTGGGACGCGCGCCGCGAACAGCGCGAGCGCATCGGCCGCCTCGGGGTCTCCGCCATCTGGGGAGCCTCCCCCGCACGACCCGA CTCTTCTGAGGAATCGGAGCCAGAGAAAACCCATAAAGacaaagaaaagaagaaaagcAAAAAGTCCAAAGACAAAGAAGGTACCAAACAAAAGTTGAAGAAATTGAAAAAGAAACTAAAGAAAGTGAAAAAAGCTCGCAAAAAAGCCAAGAAGAAGTCCAAGAGTTCCAGCGACTCCAGCTCCAGCGAGGAGGAGGTGTGGGTGGAGAAAGGAA AAGAGGGAGAGCTGTCGGCGGGCAAGGCGCGCGAGGCTTCCCCCGAGCTGGTGGGTCCGGCGGGGCCTGCGtggggcggcgggggcgcgggggcgcggggcggcgggggcgcggggggcggcgAGGGCGCGCTGCCGCTGCGGGCGCTGGGACGCGCGCTGCTGCCCGGCGAGGGCGCGGCCATGGCGGCCTTCGTGGCCGACGGGAAGCGCATCCCGCGCCGCGGGGAGATCGGCCTCACCTCCGACGAGATCGCCGCCTACGAGAGCGTCGGATACGTCATGAGCGGCAGCAG GCACCGGCGCATGGAGGCTGTGCGCATCCGCAAGGAGAACCAGATCTACTCGGCCGACGAGAAGCGCGCGCTGGCTGCCTTCAGCAAGGAGGAGCGCGCCAAGCGGGAGGGCGCCATCCTCGCGCAGTTCCGCGgggtgctgcgcgcgcgcaccgaCGGCCGCCCCGACCACTAG
- the LOC141427231 gene encoding transmembrane protein 138: MKISTPRFTVCLFFQLTFLLCDLIFNCVTLFPRSRDALLVLFIFQDLFQVLSITLLMMTFFSTYLFQAGLVEVLARRFVAAGAAAAGYTALTLALHGALLLHRPAPPRPRAPSPPAASEHALALLFTLQRCLSPWYYHLYKRTALRVSDPRFYEDVDWMQRPRAPP, encoded by the exons atgaaaatatcaaCACCAAGATTTACAGTTTGTTTATTCTTCCAACTTACTTTCTTGCTTTGTGACCTGATATTCAACTGCGTCACTTTGTTTCCGAGGAGCCGCGATGCACTGCTGGTGCTGTTTAT CTTCCAGGACCTGTTCCAGGTGCTTTCAATCACATTGCTGATGATGACGTTCTTCTCCACTTATTTATTCCAG GCGGGGCTGGTGGAGGTGCTGGCGCGGCGCTTcgtggcggcgggcgcggccgcGGCCGGCTACACCGCGCTGACGCTGGCGCTGCacggcgcgctgctgctgcaccgccccgcgcccccgcgcccccgcgcccccTCGCCACCCGCCGCCTCCGAGCACGCGCTCGCGCTGCTCTTCACGCTGCAGCGCTGCC TGTCCCCGTGGTACTACCACCTGTACAAGCGCACGGCGCTGCGCGTGAGCGACCCGCGCTTCTACGAGGACGTCGACTGGATGCAgcgcccgcgcgcgccgccctaG